A region from the Silene latifolia isolate original U9 population chromosome 7, ASM4854445v1, whole genome shotgun sequence genome encodes:
- the LOC141590112 gene encoding uncharacterized protein LOC141590112 — translation MDINGIQQPPTSTTLNSASSGNVVNGTPTCVASSSSSTHNRHPLILIFTPGGSEQWMRRVEMEFTPRLGMFFSSLAEAVLFHKDAHLQKLTRKLNAFHKQTIINNSKVNIGASTSFRLCKEDVKCFIGGKDAQMVIDQFKEISETSKSFYFAYYNDESQILSRLFWCDSQSRQNYSLFGDAVSFDATYGTNKYNLMFAPFTGVDHHKKSVTFVVALLEHEDEESFKWCLEIFLDAMNQKEPQCVVTDQAPGLILVVPKVFRKARHRFCMWHIMKKVTVKVGPSICKDTDFPPRFNSVVWDITLTRYAQICLDKDSDHSLPNLVSPLGIEKHASTVYTHAVFKEFQGEVETAIFSCGVVGVTHDIDHEYSEVGDGISGKIFRVVSTFANAHGTVDENVDATHYHNLAVSNDVPMTKDQEMEQLLGCNSSSTMTILPPRRAKNKGRWKRILSDKKKAIKKEKKPKRLCNNCKQMSVIFSYNLLLATVTLCVSFTDIGLQSKIELVQSSSSML, via the exons ATGGATATCAATGGAATTCAACAACCTCCTACTTCTACTACGCTTAATTCTG CTAGCAGTGGCAATGTTGTTAATGGTACACCTACATGTGTtgcgtcttcttcttcttctacgcATAATAGACATCCTCTTATCTTGATTTTTACTCCTGGTGGTAGTGAGCAATGGATGAGGAGGGTAGAAATGGAGTTTACTCCTAGATTGGGGATGTTTTTTAGTTCACTTGCTGAAGCGGTTCTGTTTCACAAG GATGCTCATCTCCAGAAATTGACAAGGAAGCTTAATGCATTTCACAAGCAGACAATTATCAATAACTCTAAGGTGAATATAGGGGCTTCAACAAGTTTTAGGCTTTGCAAAGA GGATGTCAAGTGTTTTATAGGTGGAAAAGATGCTCAGATGGTCATTGATCAATTTAAAGAGATTTCTGAAACAAGTAAGAGTTTTTATTTTGCATATTACAATGATGAATCACAGATTTTGTCTAGACTCTTTTGGTGTGATTCACAATCTAGGCAGAACTATTCATTGTTTGGTGATGCTGTTAGTTTTGATGCAACTTATGGAACCAACAAGTATAATTTGATGTTTGCACCTTTCACTGGTGTTGACCATCATAAGAAGTCTGTTACATTTGTTGTAGCATTGCTTGAACACGAGGATGAGGAATCATTTAAGTGGTGTCTTGAAATTTTTTTGGATGCAATGAATCAAAAAGAACCTCAATGTGTTGTTACTGATCAGGCCCCTGGACTTATACTGGTTGTTCCCAAAGTTTTTAGGAAAGCTCGTCACcgcttttgcatgtggcatatcatgaaaaAAGTGACCGTTAAAGTAGGTCCATCCATATGCAAGGATACAGACTTTCCACCTCGTTTCAATTCAGTTGTTTGGGATATTACTTTGACT CGTTATGCACAAATCTGCCTTGACAAAGATAGTGATCATTCTCTACCCAACTTAGTATCACCACTAGGAATAGAGAAGCATGCTTCAACTGTGTATACCCATGCTGTTTTCAAGGAGTTCCAAGGTGAAGTAGAGACTGCTATATTCTCATGTGGTGTCGTTGGAGTAACACATGACATTGATCATGAGTATTCTGAAGTTGGTGATGGAATTAGTGGCAAAATTTTCAGAGTTGT GTCTACTTTTGCTAATGCACATGGCACTGTTGATGAAAACGTTGATGCTACTCACTATCACAATTTAGCTGTCTCTAAT GATGTTCCAATGACAAAGGATCAAGAAATGGAGCAGTTGTTGGGGTGCAATTCATCTTCCACTATGACGATATTGCCTCCACGTCGCGCAAAGAATAAAGGTAGATGGAAGAGGATTCTATCTGATAAGAAAAAGGCCATAAAGAAGGAGAAAAAGCCAAAAAGACTCTGTAACAACTGCAAACAAATGAG TGTTATATTCAGTTACAATCTTTTACTTGCAACTGTTACATTATGTGTATCTTTTACAGACATAGGGTTACAATCTAAAATAGAACTGGTACAATCAtcatcttcaatgttatag